A window of Planctomonas sp. JC2975 genomic DNA:
CGTTGTCGTGTTGCGCCACGTGCGGAACGGCACGAGCAGCTCTCCCGATGCGTCGAACGGGAGGTATCCGTGCATCATCGCGGACACCCCGATGGCGCGCAGCGAGGTGAGCTCGACGTCGTAGCGGCGACGCACATCCGCGACCAGGTCAGCGTATGCGGCCTGCAGCCCCGACCAGATGTCGTCGAGCGTGTACGTCCACATCCTGTCGACGAACCGGTTCTCCCACGAGTGACTGCCTGAGGCGATCGTCACTGACGGGTCGTCGCCGATCAGGCAGGCCTTGATGCGCGTGGACCCGAGCTCGATGCCGAGCACGGCGCGGCCGGAACGGATGGCGTCTGCCGCGCGTTCCGAGACTGACGAGGTGTCGGTGCCGGCGGTCATGCCCGGCTCCTGCGGACGTCCGTCGACTGGCCGTACACGTTCTGGTAGCGGTCGTAGAGGCGCTCGATCGCCTCCGGCGGGATGGGGACCAGCTCGCCGCCCTGGCGCGCGATGTGTACGGTGCGGGCGACATCCTCGACCATGACGGCCGCCTTGACGGCGTCCTTCGCGCTGACGCCGACAGTGAACGGACCGTGGTTCTGCATGAGGACGGCACGGCTGCGGTGGCCGGTCAGCGTCTCCACGATGCCGCGGCCGATGGAGTCGTCGCCGATGATCGCGAACGGCCCGACCGGGATCGGCCCGCCGAACTCGTCGGCCATCGCCGTGATGACGCACGGGATCTCCTCCCCGCGTGCCGCCCAGGCGACCGCGTAGGTGGAGTGGGTGTGCACGACACCGCCGACCTCTGGCATGTTGCGGTAGACGTACGCGTGCGCCGCGATGTCGCTGGACGGCGAGCGATCGCTGCCGGCGCTGCCGGGCACGACGTTGCCGTCGAGGTCGCACAGGATCATGTTCGCCGGTGCCAGGTCGTCGTAGGAGACGCCGGAAGGCTTGATCACGAAGAGGTCGGTGCCGGGAACTCGCCCCGACACGTTGCCGCCTGTCCAGACGACGAGCCCGTACCGCACGAGCTCCGCGTGCAGGGCCGTGACCTCCGCTCTGGTCTGCGCGACCGCCGGGTCGTCGTCGAGGGCGGCGCCGTCGATGGGGTGGGGGGACATGGGACTCCTCCGTCCGTGTCGCGTCGACGCGACCGATGTGACCGTTTCGCTTGAGGAGTATAGCCAGGGCCGGTATCCATCCGCTCGGCCGAGCGCGCACGGCGGAGATCGTTGGGCGGTTCGCTTCCCGGATAACGCGCGAAACGGTCACAGCACGAACCGGTACCCTCTCGCTATGGCCGCGAGCACCGACAGTCGACGACCGCCGGGTCAACGAGCACCGAGCATCCGCGACGTGGCGCGCGTGGCCGGGGTGTCGTACCAGACGGTCTCGCGCGTGCTTAACGACCACCCCAACATCCGCCAGGAGACCCGTGAGCGGATCCTCGCGGCGATGGCCGAGCTCGGCTACCGGCCCAACAAGGCGGCACGACGTCTCGTCACGAGCCGCAGCCAGACCGTCGGCGTCGTCGCCAGCGTGTACGGATCCTATTTCGGGCCGACCAGCATCGTGGCCGCCTTCGAGGACGCCGCCCGCGAGCGCGGATACGCCACCCTGCTCGCGAGTCCCCGCACGCTGGAGGAGGCCTCGCTGCGCGACGCGATCGAGCACCTGATCGACGAAGACGTGGAGGGCATCGTCGTCCTGGCGCCGCACGC
This region includes:
- a CDS encoding L-ribulose-5-phosphate 4-epimerase, which codes for MSPHPIDGAALDDDPAVAQTRAEVTALHAELVRYGLVVWTGGNVSGRVPGTDLFVIKPSGVSYDDLAPANMILCDLDGNVVPGSAGSDRSPSSDIAAHAYVYRNMPEVGGVVHTHSTYAVAWAARGEEIPCVITAMADEFGGPIPVGPFAIIGDDSIGRGIVETLTGHRSRAVLMQNHGPFTVGVSAKDAVKAAVMVEDVARTVHIARQGGELVPIPPEAIERLYDRYQNVYGQSTDVRRSRA